From Candidatus Woesearchaeota archaeon, one genomic window encodes:
- a CDS encoding glycosyltransferase, which translates to MNFDALLIYVVSYFGLFTAIFFFSTLLDYKDRLKTPRIKEYAKVSVIVPAYDEEATILKTIKSLLNLDYPKDKLEIIVVDDGSTDGTLKVANSIKEPNVRVFTKKNGGKGSALNFGLKICTGDFVAALDADSFVMRNALKKMLGYFEDKNVMAVTPSLKVYKPKNFLQRIQLIEYLIGIFLRKIFAILDSIHVAPGPFSIFRKEFFDKYGGYDGDNLTEDIEIALRIKSKKFKIENAADAIVYTLTPPSFMSLLKQRLRWYYGFIENVLQYKHLFSRKYGDLGIFILPAAFISVALVIIVLFYTIFRFITRTLIQNYKNLSSINFDFAKLFDFHFDLFFINFNSVAVLSILCLIIGICMIIMAKKISNETSKIKMSYLSYLLFYWVLFGVWWLTAIFYKLSGKKVIWRHKDI; encoded by the coding sequence ATGAATTTTGATGCGCTGCTAATATATGTGGTTTCTTACTTTGGCTTATTCACCGCCATATTTTTCTTTTCCACATTGCTCGACTATAAAGACAGGCTTAAAACCCCGAGAATAAAGGAATACGCCAAGGTTTCAGTTATAGTGCCCGCTTATGATGAAGAAGCCACCATATTAAAGACAATAAAATCCCTGCTTAACCTGGATTACCCGAAAGACAAACTGGAAATTATAGTTGTTGATGATGGCAGCACAGATGGCACGCTTAAAGTTGCAAACTCAATTAAAGAGCCGAATGTAAGGGTATTCACAAAGAAAAACGGCGGCAAGGGATCTGCCCTTAATTTCGGGCTGAAAATATGCACAGGTGACTTCGTAGCTGCCTTGGATGCAGATTCTTTTGTGATGAGGAATGCCCTTAAAAAAATGCTGGGTTATTTTGAAGACAAAAATGTTATGGCTGTTACGCCTTCATTGAAAGTCTATAAGCCAAAAAACTTTTTGCAAAGAATCCAATTAATAGAGTATCTTATAGGCATCTTCCTCAGAAAAATATTTGCCATTCTTGATTCCATCCATGTTGCTCCTGGCCCGTTCAGCATATTCAGAAAGGAATTTTTTGACAAATATGGCGGCTATGATGGAGATAATCTTACAGAAGATATAGAAATCGCTTTAAGGATAAAAAGCAAGAAATTCAAAATAGAGAATGCTGCTGATGCAATAGTCTATACGCTTACACCGCCCTCATTTATGAGCCTTTTAAAGCAAAGATTAAGGTGGTATTATGGGTTTATAGAAAATGTACTGCAATACAAGCATCTCTTCAGCAGAAAATACGGCGACCTAGGCATTTTCATCTTGCCTGCAGCATTCATCTCAGTTGCTCTTGTCATTATTGTCCTTTTCTACACAATATTCCGTTTTATTACAAGAACGCTAATTCAAAATTATAAAAATCTCAGTTCAATAAATTTTGACTTTGCAAAGCTGTTTGATTTTCATTTTGACCTTTTTTTCATAAATTTCAACTCAGTTGCTGTGCTCTCCATATTGTGCCTGATAATAGGCATATGCATGATTATTATGGCAAAAAAGATTTCAAACGAGACATCTAAGATAAAAATGTCCTACCTGTCTTATCTGCTGTTTTACTGGGTGCTGTTCGGAGTCTGGTGGCTTACTGCTATTTTTTACAAGCTGTCCGGGAAAAAAGTAATTTGGAGGCATAAGGACATATGA
- a CDS encoding glycosyltransferase family 39 protein has translation MNKKHHIFILLAFFLALFLILNFIDPVLLWDENVYLGNARSHIAQSNFTEDFRFPLVEYIIAFFWLFTGESIFIAKLIMIFFTLATIYVFYLIAKENFEHKHALFITALFSICPLMIEWGSKIYTEIPALFFLILSFYLLMKQKSRFIALFVIIAGILSGLSFMAKFPNALFGLAAAVFFIFFKEYRKLIYFSTGSIIALLPWLIYNFITYKNPLWDLVMQMSVIAQYTVNEPIMQQIANFFVVMAALSIFLPFGIHPLIKKRKENWIMIFYTIIFFAYYLFFVRLKFSRYYLADLAFLFILCYAGFLFLMEKIKDVQYRRFFYAAVIVFAILTAILFGFDKISSRGSCEKDGAIIQSADYLKEFAPKDRYVISNFWPWFGYYGNFRIQSIWSEDIDALIDQFQPSYFAYNNLVGVPFNRTTLDENNRLKLEKHIDGECSQEAYIYRVLN, from the coding sequence ATGAATAAAAAACATCATATCTTTATTTTACTGGCTTTTTTTCTCGCTTTATTTTTAATCCTTAATTTCATCGATCCTGTTCTCCTTTGGGATGAGAATGTTTATCTTGGAAATGCAAGAAGCCATATTGCGCAGTCAAACTTTACAGAAGATTTCAGGTTTCCTTTAGTGGAGTATATAATTGCATTTTTTTGGCTCTTCACTGGAGAAAGCATTTTTATTGCAAAGCTGATCATGATATTTTTTACATTGGCAACAATATATGTTTTTTACTTAATCGCCAAAGAGAATTTCGAGCACAAGCATGCGCTTTTTATCACAGCACTTTTTTCAATCTGCCCTTTAATGATTGAATGGGGATCTAAGATTTACACTGAAATCCCTGCTTTGTTTTTTTTAATCTTGTCTTTTTACCTTCTTATGAAACAAAAAAGCAGATTTATTGCACTGTTCGTCATAATTGCAGGTATTTTGAGCGGACTTTCTTTTATGGCAAAATTCCCAAATGCACTTTTCGGCCTTGCAGCTGCGGTTTTTTTCATTTTTTTCAAGGAATACAGGAAGCTCATTTATTTTTCAACAGGCAGCATCATAGCATTACTGCCTTGGCTGATTTATAATTTTATCACTTACAAAAATCCGTTATGGGATTTAGTAATGCAGATGTCTGTCATAGCGCAGTATACTGTGAATGAGCCAATAATGCAGCAGATAGCTAATTTCTTTGTTGTGATGGCAGCACTTTCTATATTTTTGCCTTTCGGCATTCATCCTTTGATTAAAAAAAGAAAGGAAAATTGGATTATGATATTTTATACAATTATTTTCTTTGCTTATTACCTGTTTTTTGTAAGGCTGAAGTTTTCAAGGTATTACCTTGCAGATCTGGCTTTTTTATTTATTTTATGTTATGCTGGATTTTTGTTTTTAATGGAAAAAATCAAAGATGTACAGTATAGAAGATTTTTTTATGCTGCAGTAATCGTCTTTGCCATTTTAACAGCCATTCTTTTTGGTTTTGACAAAATATCATCTCGTGGAAGCTGTGAAAAAGACGGAGCCATAATTCAAAGCGCAGATTACCTTAAGGAATTTGCGCCTAAAGACCGATATGTAATCAGCAATTTCTGGCCATGGTTCGGATATTACGGAAATTTCAGGATACAGTCGATATGGAGCGAAGACATCGATGCACTTATTGACCAGTTTCAGCCCAGTTATTTTGCCTACAATAATTTAGTCGGCGTGCCATTTAACAGGACAACACTGGATGAAAACAACAGGTTAAAATTAGAAAAGCACATAGATGGGGAGTGCAGCCAGGAAGCCTATATTTACAGGGTCTTAAATTAA
- a CDS encoding polyprenol monophosphomannose synthase translates to MISIIIPTYNEKENIKNLIAEISNIFKKNKIKGEIIIVDDNSPDGTGKIAENLSKKYSVKVLHRKGKLGLSSAVVAGFKAAKGSILGVMDADFSHPPEIIPELIKPILNENIDFVIGSRHVKGGGIENWPLLRKLISKGATLLAKTVTNVKDPMSGLFFLKKSVIKGIKFDSKGFKICLEILVKGSYKTVKEVPYIFKDRRVGKSKLGAGEYLNYVVTLARLIKYKIARK, encoded by the coding sequence ATGATCTCAATAATAATCCCGACATACAACGAAAAAGAGAACATAAAAAACCTTATTGCTGAAATCTCAAATATTTTTAAAAAGAACAAGATCAAAGGCGAGATCATAATAGTTGATGACAACTCGCCAGACGGGACAGGGAAGATCGCTGAAAATTTAAGCAAGAAATACTCTGTTAAAGTTCTGCACAGAAAAGGAAAGTTGGGATTGAGCAGCGCTGTTGTTGCCGGGTTTAAAGCTGCAAAAGGTTCTATTCTTGGCGTTATGGATGCGGACTTCTCGCATCCGCCTGAAATAATCCCTGAACTGATAAAGCCGATTTTAAATGAAAACATTGATTTTGTGATTGGAAGCAGGCATGTTAAAGGCGGCGGAATTGAGAACTGGCCTTTATTAAGAAAGCTCATAAGCAAAGGCGCAACATTGCTGGCAAAAACCGTAACCAATGTTAAAGATCCAATGAGCGGACTGTTTTTCCTGAAAAAATCCGTGATTAAAGGAATAAAATTCGACTCAAAAGGCTTCAAAATATGCCTTGAAATCCTGGTTAAAGGCAGCTACAAAACTGTAAAAGAAGTGCCTTACATCTTCAAGGACAGGAGAGTGGGAAAAAGCAAGCTTGGTGCAGGGGAATATCTGAACTATGTAGTGACATTGGCGAGACTGATAAAATATAAAATTGCAAGAAAATGA
- a CDS encoding multiprotein bridging factor aMBF1 translates to MECDMCGKQARFKALVEGSELFVCDQCSKFGKTLGEIRISQIDPKKQKTQSIMAEEKELMEVIVPDYPELIKSKREALGLKQEDFAKKINEKASLIHKIESGHFEPNVELARKLERFLKIKLVEEHEEIHKKEAKKAADSFTLGDFVKIKK, encoded by the coding sequence ATGGAATGTGATATGTGCGGGAAACAGGCAAGATTCAAGGCATTAGTTGAAGGAAGCGAATTATTTGTATGCGATCAATGCTCCAAATTCGGCAAGACCCTGGGCGAAATCAGAATAAGCCAGATTGATCCAAAAAAGCAAAAAACCCAAAGCATAATGGCTGAAGAAAAGGAGCTAATGGAAGTAATAGTTCCAGACTACCCTGAACTGATAAAATCAAAAAGGGAAGCGCTTGGCTTAAAACAAGAGGATTTTGCCAAAAAAATAAATGAGAAGGCTTCTTTGATCCACAAGATCGAATCAGGGCATTTTGAGCCAAATGTTGAGCTTGCAAGAAAGCTTGAAAGATTTTTAAAAATAAAGCTGGTTGAAGAGCATGAAGAGATTCATAAAAAGGAAGCAAAAAAGGCAGCAGACAGCTTTACATTAGGGGATTTCGTGAAGATAAAAAAATGA
- a CDS encoding helix-turn-helix domain-containing protein, which translates to MSRESFLLVSLKEDKAKRLAEVVSNESCRKILDYLSEKEATETELAQHLNLPLSTVHYNLKNLTEAELVIVEEFHYSEKGKEVNHYKLANKYIIIAPKSTFGIKEKLKHILPVAVIVVAAAALIRVFSSGFGSQAFGAVKTDLVKTAATGASENALMAAPSAQSTAAYLTPPNIAMWFLFGALFAILVYAIWDWIRKK; encoded by the coding sequence ATGTCAAGAGAATCGTTTTTATTGGTGTCTTTGAAAGAAGACAAGGCAAAGCGCCTTGCCGAGGTTGTCAGCAACGAATCCTGCAGAAAGATCCTTGATTATCTTTCGGAAAAAGAAGCTACAGAAACAGAACTGGCGCAGCATCTTAATCTGCCGTTGTCAACAGTGCACTATAACCTTAAAAATCTGACAGAAGCGGAATTGGTTATAGTTGAGGAATTTCATTACAGCGAAAAGGGCAAGGAAGTCAACCATTACAAGCTGGCAAACAAGTACATAATCATTGCGCCAAAAAGCACATTCGGCATAAAAGAAAAGCTGAAGCACATACTGCCTGTTGCAGTGATTGTGGTTGCAGCAGCAGCTCTTATCCGTGTTTTTTCTTCAGGATTTGGAAGCCAGGCATTTGGAGCAGTAAAAACTGATCTGGTGAAAACAGCAGCAACAGGTGCAAGTGAAAATGCGCTGATGGCAGCACCTTCAGCACAATCAACAGCAGCATATTTAACACCGCCAAACATTGCAATGTGGTTTTTGTTCGGAGCTTTATTCGCAATCTTGGTTTACGCAATTTGGGATTGGATCAGAAAAAAGTAA
- a CDS encoding ABC transporter ATP-binding protein, with amino-acid sequence MSSSIAVKFDNVTKRFGDNLVLNKINLNINEGEIFGIIGRSGSGKTTMLNLLIGFMQPQDGDILYNITESGVESFKSVFRNPFDVKKKFGFAAQTPSFYPKLTVMENLRYFAALYSISKSGINSKADELLEMTSLTKFKNLISQNLSGGMQKRLDIACSLIHNPSLLILDEPTADLDPISRKQIWDLIRNVNDRGVTIILASHFLAEMETLCTRVAILDDAKIVRSGTVDELKTLYTKEKELILETSSRNYDALIKNLRKIGIKNVKVEENRLIIYTLEGEKTLAKLLRMLSKKESLLGVELGRPSLDEVFVSLAKK; translated from the coding sequence ATGAGCAGCAGTATTGCCGTAAAATTCGATAATGTAACAAAGAGATTCGGAGATAATCTTGTTCTGAACAAAATAAACCTCAATATCAATGAAGGCGAAATATTTGGCATCATAGGAAGAAGCGGATCAGGAAAGACAACAATGCTGAATCTTTTGATCGGCTTCATGCAGCCACAGGACGGCGATATTCTCTACAACATAACTGAAAGCGGGGTTGAAAGCTTCAAGTCAGTTTTCAGAAATCCTTTTGATGTAAAGAAGAAGTTCGGATTTGCTGCGCAGACGCCTTCTTTTTATCCTAAACTGACTGTAATGGAAAATCTGAGGTATTTTGCAGCCCTGTACAGCATATCAAAATCAGGCATAAACAGCAAGGCAGATGAGCTGCTTGAAATGACAAGCTTAACCAAATTCAAGAATCTGATTTCCCAGAATCTTTCAGGAGGTATGCAGAAAAGGCTGGATATTGCATGCTCTCTCATCCATAATCCTTCGCTATTGATTTTGGACGAACCGACAGCTGACCTCGACCCTATTTCAAGAAAGCAGATATGGGATCTTATAAGAAATGTAAATGACAGGGGGGTTACAATAATACTGGCGAGCCATTTCCTTGCAGAAATGGAAACTCTGTGCACAAGGGTTGCAATACTGGACGATGCAAAGATAGTAAGATCAGGAACAGTGGATGAATTAAAGACCTTGTACACAAAAGAAAAGGAATTGATTCTTGAAACCAGCTCAAGGAATTATGATGCTTTGATTAAAAACTTAAGAAAAATTGGAATTAAGAACGTAAAAGTAGAGGAAAACAGGCTCATCATCTACACGCTTGAAGGCGAAAAAACACTCGCAAAATTATTAAGAATGCTCAGCAAAAAGGAATCCCTGCTCGGAGTTGAATTAGGCAGGCCGTCTTTGGATGAAGTATTCGTATCATTGGCTAAAAAATGA
- a CDS encoding ABC transporter permease, protein MKLFSIIKKNFKLLLRSRTSALIVILGPLLIILLAGIAFNTSKSYSLNIGTYSPSYNALINSFIERLTDKQFAVRQFETENSCIDAIKKGTIHTCIVFPKDLDFENPSIENEITFHVDYSKINLVWIILDIVSSKISSRSRELSINLTTVILDKLDRTKQELQNDLIVIDALVSENKDVNDKVSEVKASLSSMQLSFNKNDLKADEIAAKTAEVNSKVTLLLGYSSASIATTQQLIDNVNNAAGMMSANASGKGILVSSANDAQTQVTDLSSSISNISSLISSYNSDIASLLSVMQASSDDLQARLDKAASLKSSASSKLDVIKSTLDKAASELSAVKNSVRNIIANIESTKVKDAQSIVSPVKTKISPVTPETSNLNYVFPSLIVLVIMFISILLSSTLVMMEKMSRAYFRNFVTPTRDATFIFSAYLTNMLILVLQLIIILAISTIFLREIVLLGLLKSLPLLLLITTIFTFIGICIGYLFNSEETSTMASISVGAIMIFLSNLILPLESMPDYVRQIAAYNPFVISEVVLRKLMVFNSPFIVIKNEIGMLIAFVVLFIGLTLGAQQLMKHRFLAEGISIFRKKKKEEPKESEEQKETKLSFKSIGELVGNIFSMPDHDFEEAIKEKNIYAEWVLESYKDEALYSKLKDIRKRTQFLSIIKKHLEEKTK, encoded by the coding sequence ATGAAACTATTCAGCATAATAAAAAAGAACTTTAAGCTTTTGCTTAGGTCAAGGACTTCTGCTTTGATAGTTATACTTGGGCCTTTGTTAATAATCCTTCTTGCAGGAATAGCATTCAACACATCAAAATCATACAGCCTCAATATTGGAACTTATTCTCCGAGCTATAATGCGCTGATCAATTCTTTCATAGAACGATTGACTGACAAGCAGTTCGCAGTAAGGCAATTTGAAACAGAAAATTCATGCATAGATGCCATTAAAAAAGGCACAATACATACATGCATTGTTTTCCCGAAAGATCTTGACTTTGAAAACCCCTCTATTGAGAATGAAATAACATTTCATGTTGATTACTCCAAGATTAATTTAGTCTGGATAATCCTTGATATTGTCTCTTCAAAAATATCTTCAAGGTCAAGGGAGCTGAGCATTAATCTTACAACTGTTATTTTAGATAAGCTGGACAGGACAAAGCAGGAATTGCAGAATGACCTGATTGTTATTGATGCTCTTGTATCTGAAAACAAGGATGTGAATGACAAAGTTTCAGAGGTTAAAGCTTCTTTAAGCTCAATGCAGCTTTCTTTCAATAAAAATGATCTAAAGGCAGATGAGATTGCAGCTAAAACAGCAGAGGTGAACAGCAAAGTAACCTTGCTGCTAGGTTACAGTTCTGCATCAATTGCCACAACACAGCAATTGATTGATAATGTAAATAACGCAGCAGGGATGATGTCTGCAAATGCAAGCGGCAAAGGCATACTGGTAAGTTCTGCCAACGATGCGCAAACACAGGTTACAGATCTGTCTTCAAGCATAAGCAACATCAGCAGCCTTATCTCTTCATACAATTCAGACATTGCTTCTTTGCTGTCTGTTATGCAGGCAAGCTCAGATGATTTGCAGGCAAGGCTTGACAAAGCAGCTTCGCTTAAAAGCTCAGCTTCGTCAAAGCTTGATGTTATAAAATCAACATTGGACAAAGCAGCTTCAGAGCTTAGCGCAGTCAAGAATTCTGTCCGCAATATAATTGCAAATATCGAAAGCACTAAAGTCAAGGATGCCCAAAGCATTGTAAGCCCTGTCAAGACAAAAATATCACCTGTAACGCCTGAAACAAGCAACCTCAATTATGTATTCCCGAGCCTGATAGTTCTTGTCATAATGTTCATAAGCATATTGCTTTCGTCGACATTGGTTATGATGGAAAAGATGTCAAGAGCTTATTTCAGAAACTTTGTAACTCCGACAAGAGATGCAACATTCATATTTTCAGCTTATCTTACCAATATGCTGATCCTTGTATTGCAGCTAATAATCATCCTTGCAATCTCAACAATATTCTTAAGGGAGATTGTGCTGCTGGGCCTGTTAAAATCCCTTCCTTTACTGCTGCTGATAACAACAATATTCACATTCATCGGAATCTGCATAGGCTATTTGTTCAATTCAGAGGAAACATCAACAATGGCTTCAATATCTGTTGGCGCGATAATGATCTTCCTGTCCAACCTCATACTGCCGCTGGAAAGCATGCCGGATTATGTCAGGCAGATAGCTGCTTATAACCCATTTGTAATAAGTGAAGTAGTGCTTCGAAAATTAATGGTGTTCAATTCACCTTTTATTGTTATTAAAAATGAGATCGGGATGCTTATAGCTTTTGTTGTGCTTTTCATTGGTTTAACGCTTGGAGCTCAGCAATTGATGAAGCACCGCTTTTTGGCAGAGGGAATAAGCATTTTCAGGAAGAAAAAGAAAGAAGAGCCTAAAGAAAGTGAAGAGCAGAAAGAGACAAAGCTGAGTTTCAAATCAATAGGAGAGCTTGTCGGGAATATCTTTTCCATGCCGGATCATGACTTTGAAGAAGCGATCAAAGAGAAAAACATCTATGCAGAATGGGTATTGGAAAGTTACAAGGATGAAGCACTGTACAGCAAGTTAAAGGATATAAGGAAGAGAACGCAGTTCTTAAGCATTATAAAGAAGCATTTGGAAGAGAAAACAAAGTAG
- the tnpA gene encoding IS200/IS605 family transposase — translation MTKNIYQHFNPEVHKIESKIATVRTSHHCKYNVNYHIIWIPKYRKPVLVDKVKEVLKTIIDGQCQELGIYNLALEIMPDHLHLFVGAKPTVTPFKIIHKLKGNTSIQLRRCFPELRYLGYKQHFGKGFDNLWARGYYCGSAGHVSQEQVKRYIQEQMGKDVFEYDIFGCPTELKGQLKIGDFIN, via the coding sequence ATGACTAAAAACATATATCAGCACTTTAATCCAGAAGTGCACAAAATTGAAAGTAAAATCGCAACGGTGAGAACGTCTCATCATTGCAAATACAACGTCAATTATCATATTATTTGGATTCCAAAGTACAGAAAACCTGTTCTTGTAGATAAAGTCAAAGAAGTGCTAAAAACAATTATTGACGGACAATGCCAAGAATTAGGCATTTATAATCTAGCGTTAGAGATTATGCCAGACCACTTGCACTTATTCGTAGGTGCAAAGCCAACAGTAACACCATTTAAGATAATCCATAAACTTAAAGGAAACACAAGCATACAGTTAAGACGTTGCTTTCCAGAGTTAAGGTATCTCGGATACAAACAACATTTCGGAAAAGGATTTGACAATCTCTGGGCAAGAGGTTATTATTGCGGCTCTGCTGGGCATGTTTCGCAAGAGCAAGTCAAGAGATATATTCAAGAGCAGATGGGCAAAGACGTCTTTGAATATGATATTTTTGGTTGCCCAACAGAACTGAAAGGGCAATTAAAGATAGGAGATTTCATAAATTGA
- a CDS encoding glycosyltransferase: MREKTSWILYVSTFPPRECGIATFTKDIVTSMDKAFSHSAKSKVVAMNNDVTNIYNYPDDVIAEINDSDLQDYIDAAKKINDNDNIKIINIQHEFGIFGGEYGSYLIAFMEIINKPMVITFHSVQPSPNDKLKKVVQSLAEKCVCIVVMANTAIDILRNDYNITKPIEFIPHGIPTVEYVQSHKEKAKLNYGKRIILSSFGMMSPGKGYEYVLEAIPKILEKFPSILYIIVGETHPAIRQKEGEQYRNMLQNKIKELKIQKHVKFYNKYVKLSEIIKYLEATDVYISSSTEPNQITSGTLVYAMGAGRAVVSTPFLHAKEIVTPERGVLADFKNPDSISEGILKILSDDDLKEKMEKNAYAFTRQMVWPNVVKSYMDVFRRYAIFEEKEGLTLPHLNLNHLNKMTDNFGIIQFANLKEPDISSGYTLDDNARAMLVECMQYKKSKDESLISSIKKYLEFIKYVAHEDGRLFNYVDKDKKINYDDWSQDAHGRAIWCLGYLLSIDSLPKEIVDDAETIFRKAIKHIDLKKSPRSIAFTILGLYYLNSAKPSEQIRKKIIALADHLVSLQKDNLSNEWKWFEPYLTYSNSKLSESLFYAYPATGNEIYLQAAKSSLDFLISINFEKNRFAPIGQKGWYIKEGHRAYFDQQPVDTASMVQTLQVAYSVTKDEKYRKLAIIAFQWFLGKNSLNQALYDHSSGGCHDGIGQFSVNLNQGAESTIAYLIARLALDKNVMSDFVPK, from the coding sequence ATGAGAGAAAAAACATCATGGATTTTATATGTATCTACATTCCCGCCAAGAGAATGCGGAATTGCAACTTTTACAAAAGATATAGTGACATCAATGGATAAGGCATTTTCACATTCTGCAAAATCAAAAGTGGTTGCAATGAATAATGATGTTACTAACATCTATAACTATCCTGATGATGTCATTGCAGAGATAAATGACTCAGACCTTCAGGATTATATTGACGCTGCAAAAAAAATAAATGATAATGACAACATAAAGATTATAAATATCCAGCATGAGTTTGGAATTTTTGGTGGGGAATACGGAAGCTATCTAATTGCCTTTATGGAAATAATTAACAAGCCTATGGTAATCACATTTCATTCTGTTCAGCCATCACCTAACGACAAACTGAAAAAGGTTGTGCAGTCACTTGCAGAAAAATGTGTATGCATTGTTGTAATGGCTAATACTGCGATTGATATCTTGAGAAATGATTACAACATTACAAAACCGATAGAGTTCATTCCTCATGGTATTCCAACTGTGGAATATGTTCAAAGCCACAAGGAAAAGGCTAAACTGAACTACGGGAAAAGGATTATTTTATCTTCTTTTGGCATGATGAGTCCTGGCAAAGGTTATGAATATGTTCTTGAAGCAATCCCTAAGATACTAGAAAAATTTCCAAGTATACTATACATAATAGTTGGAGAAACCCATCCAGCAATCAGGCAAAAAGAAGGAGAGCAATACAGAAACATGCTCCAAAATAAGATAAAAGAGCTGAAGATACAGAAGCATGTAAAATTTTATAATAAGTATGTTAAGCTTAGCGAAATTATTAAGTATTTGGAGGCTACTGATGTTTATATATCATCTAGCACCGAGCCAAACCAGATAACAAGCGGTACACTTGTATATGCAATGGGCGCAGGAAGAGCTGTAGTCTCTACACCCTTCCTGCACGCAAAAGAGATAGTAACTCCTGAACGAGGAGTTCTGGCAGATTTTAAAAATCCTGATTCAATTAGTGAAGGAATCCTAAAGATTCTATCAGACGATGATTTAAAGGAAAAGATGGAAAAGAATGCTTACGCATTTACAAGGCAGATGGTATGGCCTAATGTTGTCAAATCATATATGGATGTATTTAGGAGATATGCAATATTTGAAGAGAAAGAGGGATTGACCCTGCCACATCTAAATCTAAATCACCTAAATAAGATGACAGATAATTTTGGAATCATCCAATTTGCAAATCTAAAAGAGCCTGACATCTCTTCAGGCTATACGCTGGATGATAATGCAAGAGCAATGCTTGTAGAGTGTATGCAATATAAAAAATCTAAAGATGAATCATTAATATCATCAATAAAAAAATACCTTGAATTTATTAAGTATGTTGCACATGAAGATGGCAGGCTATTTAATTATGTAGATAAGGATAAAAAAATTAATTATGATGACTGGAGCCAAGATGCACATGGAAGGGCAATATGGTGTTTGGGCTATTTATTATCAATTGATAGCCTTCCAAAAGAAATTGTCGATGATGCAGAAACAATCTTTCGCAAAGCCATCAAACATATAGATCTAAAAAAATCTCCACGATCAATAGCATTCACAATATTAGGGCTTTATTACCTTAATTCTGCAAAACCTTCAGAGCAGATAAGGAAAAAAATAATAGCATTAGCTGACCATTTAGTTTCTCTTCAAAAAGACAATCTCTCAAATGAGTGGAAATGGTTTGAGCCATATCTAACTTATAGTAATAGTAAACTTTCTGAATCGCTTTTTTATGCATATCCTGCAACTGGAAACGAAATATACCTTCAAGCAGCAAAATCGTCGCTAGATTTCCTGATATCTATAAACTTTGAAAAAAATCGTTTTGCTCCCATAGGTCAGAAAGGATGGTACATCAAAGAAGGGCATAGGGCATATTTTGATCAACAGCCGGTTGATACTGCTTCGATGGTTCAAACACTGCAAGTTGCATATTCTGTAACAAAAGATGAGAAATATAGAAAACTTGCAATTATTGCATTCCAGTGGTTTTTAGGCAAAAATTCATTAAACCAAGCATTATATGACCATAGTTCAGGAGGATGCCATGATGGAATAGGGCAATTCTCAGTTAATTTAAATCAAGGTGCAGAATCTACAATCGCATATCTGATTGCAAGACTAGCATTGGACAAGAATGTAATGTCTGACTTTGTTCCGAAATAA